A genomic stretch from Serratia entomophila includes:
- a CDS encoding SDR family NAD(P)-dependent oxidoreductase, whose translation MSRVVVITGGGTGVGAACARLLAAQGDRVFIIGRRPEPLAALAKEIGAQALVGDASSGESWTTQLLPAILRQAGRIDCLIGSAGGMGFKRITEMTDQQWQQAMDSNLNSAFASARACLPELVKSGGNLLFVASIASLAAGPEVCGYVTAKHALIGLMRSIARDYGPQGVRANAICPGWVTTPMADEEMQLLMDAHQISLEQAYRMVCRDVPLRRPASAEEIARACRFLCSPDASIITGAALVADGGSTIVDVPTLAFTSL comes from the coding sequence ATGAGTAGAGTCGTAGTGATTACCGGCGGCGGCACCGGGGTGGGCGCCGCCTGCGCCCGCCTGCTGGCCGCGCAGGGCGATCGGGTGTTTATCATCGGCCGCCGGCCTGAACCCCTGGCGGCGCTGGCGAAGGAGATCGGCGCGCAGGCGCTGGTGGGCGACGCCTCGAGCGGCGAAAGCTGGACCACGCAGCTGCTGCCGGCCATTTTGCGGCAGGCCGGGCGCATCGACTGCCTGATCGGCAGCGCCGGCGGCATGGGGTTCAAGCGCATCACCGAGATGACCGACCAACAGTGGCAGCAGGCGATGGACAGCAACCTCAACAGCGCCTTCGCCAGCGCGCGCGCCTGCCTGCCGGAGCTGGTGAAAAGCGGCGGCAACCTGCTGTTTGTGGCCTCTATCGCCTCGCTGGCCGCCGGCCCGGAGGTGTGCGGCTACGTCACCGCCAAGCATGCGCTGATCGGCCTGATGCGCTCCATCGCCCGCGATTACGGTCCGCAGGGCGTGCGCGCCAACGCAATCTGCCCGGGCTGGGTCACCACGCCGATGGCGGATGAAGAGATGCAGCTGCTGATGGATGCCCATCAGATTTCATTGGAGCAGGCCTACCGCATGGTGTGCCGCGACGTGCCGCTGCGCCGCCCGGCCAGCGCCGAAGAAATCGCCCGCGCCTGCCGTTTTCTCTGTTCGCCGGACGCTTCAATCATCACCGGCGCGGCGCTGGTGGCCGACGGCGGTTCCACCATCGTCGACGTGCCGACGCTGGCTTTCACTTCCCTGTAA
- a CDS encoding MoaF C-terminal domain-containing protein: MSSEAVFIQVGALAEGFAPHGNTLEQQHGLAGTLLTLRFSDGESLRCRFSDDQTLDWGEQRGVAYRATSIRPGVLFIDFLDPLRPNASVTLVCDRNQGNFTAVYGQLPNESQTRLDAFSRVEQGLPLTAVEAGFRFGTLDDAQAAPPGFTDELIGMRNMYTYSPSERYEHIYLNDNFYAWQCLDGVEKGLADVDRCHYVKVADQLYLFVWREKIIPTLGVVMIDLQAMRTDGKILGYQGSDFSALSNFAVGAHAQVLNTTRHPWG; this comes from the coding sequence ATGAGTTCAGAAGCGGTATTTATTCAGGTCGGCGCGCTGGCGGAGGGCTTTGCGCCGCACGGCAACACGCTGGAACAGCAGCACGGGTTGGCGGGAACCCTGTTGACGCTGCGCTTTAGCGACGGCGAATCGCTGCGCTGCCGGTTCAGCGACGACCAAACGCTGGACTGGGGCGAGCAGCGCGGCGTCGCCTACCGCGCCACCAGCATCCGCCCCGGCGTGCTGTTTATCGACTTCCTCGATCCCCTGCGGCCCAACGCCAGCGTTACGCTGGTGTGCGATCGCAATCAGGGCAACTTCACCGCGGTGTACGGCCAACTGCCGAACGAGAGCCAGACGCGGCTGGACGCCTTCAGCCGGGTGGAGCAGGGGCTGCCGCTGACGGCGGTAGAAGCCGGGTTCCGTTTCGGCACGCTGGACGACGCGCAGGCCGCGCCACCGGGCTTTACCGACGAGCTGATCGGCATGCGCAACATGTACACCTACAGCCCGAGCGAACGTTACGAGCACATTTACCTGAACGACAACTTCTACGCCTGGCAATGCCTGGACGGGGTGGAGAAAGGGCTGGCGGACGTCGATCGCTGCCACTACGTGAAGGTGGCCGACCAACTTTACCTGTTCGTCTGGCGCGAGAAGATTATCCCGACGCTGGGGGTGGTGATGATCGATCTGCAGGCCATGCGTACCGACGGCAAGATCCTCGGCTACCAGGGCAGCGATTTCAGCGCGTTGAGCAATTTTGCGGTTGGCGCCCACGCACAGGTGCTGAATACCACCCGCCATCCATGGGGATAA
- a CDS encoding SDR family oxidoreductase — protein sequence MNATYAADAFLGQTVLVTGGAQGIGLAIVGAFARLGANVVMADLQLPKAQAAAESLRREGWRVQALACDLAEPGQIAELVAAAGERHQRLDVVIHNAAYFPLTPFTDIDAALLQRTLSVNLMAPFFLAQAALPWMRRQGGGSILVTSSVTGPRVAYPGLAHYAASKAGVNGFIRAAALELAAAGIRVNGVEPGMIRTPAMANLGGAEVNRAIAAAVPLGRLGEPEDIAAAMVFLASPAAAYITGQTLVVDGGALLPEANSLLT from the coding sequence ATGAACGCAACCTATGCGGCTGATGCATTCCTGGGGCAGACGGTGCTGGTGACCGGCGGCGCTCAGGGGATCGGGCTGGCGATCGTCGGCGCCTTTGCCCGGCTGGGCGCCAATGTGGTGATGGCGGACCTGCAGCTGCCGAAGGCGCAGGCGGCGGCGGAAAGCCTGCGGCGCGAGGGCTGGCGGGTGCAGGCGCTGGCCTGCGATCTGGCTGAACCCGGGCAGATAGCCGAGCTGGTGGCGGCAGCGGGTGAGCGGCATCAGCGGCTGGACGTGGTTATCCACAACGCCGCCTATTTCCCGCTGACGCCCTTCACCGACATTGACGCCGCGCTGTTGCAACGCACGCTGAGCGTCAACCTGATGGCGCCGTTCTTTCTGGCGCAGGCGGCGTTGCCGTGGATGCGCCGGCAGGGCGGCGGCAGCATTCTGGTGACCTCGTCGGTGACCGGCCCGCGGGTGGCCTATCCGGGGCTGGCGCACTACGCGGCGTCCAAGGCCGGGGTGAACGGCTTTATCCGCGCGGCGGCACTGGAGCTGGCGGCGGCGGGCATTCGAGTCAACGGGGTGGAGCCGGGGATGATCCGCACCCCGGCGATGGCCAATCTGGGCGGCGCCGAGGTCAATCGGGCGATTGCGGCCGCGGTGCCGCTCGGGCGGCTGGGGGAGCCGGAAGACATCGCCGCGGCGATGGTGTTTCTCGCCTCGCCGGCGGCAGCCTATATCACCGGCCAGACGCTGGTGGTGGACGGCGGCGCACTGCTGCCGGAAGCGAATTCTCTGCTTACTTGA
- the hpaR gene encoding homoprotocatechuate degradation operon regulator HpaR: protein MHESLTIALLQARETAMGFFRPILKSHNLTEQQWRIIRVLANSRSIEFHELAAETCILRPSLTGILSRMERDKLIFRLKPVNDQRKLYVSLTQQGQELYDVARHQVEQGYAEIEAAFSQQKMEQLMTLLDELITLGEQMPANVTAHPAKK from the coding sequence ATGCATGAGTCCTTAACCATCGCCCTGCTGCAGGCGCGTGAAACAGCCATGGGGTTCTTTCGCCCGATCCTGAAAAGCCATAACCTGACCGAACAGCAGTGGCGCATCATCCGCGTGCTGGCCAACAGCCGCTCGATAGAATTTCACGAGCTGGCGGCGGAAACCTGCATCCTGCGCCCCAGCCTGACCGGCATTTTGTCGCGCATGGAGCGCGACAAGCTGATCTTCCGCCTGAAGCCGGTCAACGATCAGCGCAAGCTGTACGTCTCGCTGACCCAGCAGGGCCAGGAGCTGTACGACGTGGCGCGCCATCAGGTGGAACAGGGATATGCCGAGATTGAAGCCGCGTTCTCGCAGCAGAAGATGGAGCAGCTGATGACGCTGCTGGATGAGCTGATCACCCTGGGCGAGCAAATGCCCGCCAACGTGACCGCCCATCCCGCCAAGAAATGA
- a CDS encoding fumarylacetoacetate hydrolase family protein, with protein MKGTVFSVALNHRSQIDAWDQAFHQPPYKTPPKTPVWFIKPRNTHLANGGAIPFPAGETVQSGATLAVIVGDTARKVPADKVSEYLAGYALANDVSLPESSFYRPAIKAKCRDGFCPLGDIGQLAATDRLEIVTEINGVERDRWSTADLLRSVPELIAAISDFITLRPGDAVLIGTPHQRVEIKPGDEVTVRAAGLPTLTNRVSQAGE; from the coding sequence ATGAAAGGCACCGTATTTTCCGTTGCGCTGAACCACCGCAGCCAGATTGACGCCTGGGATCAGGCGTTCCACCAGCCGCCGTATAAAACCCCGCCCAAGACCCCGGTGTGGTTTATCAAACCGCGCAATACCCACCTCGCCAACGGCGGGGCTATCCCGTTCCCGGCCGGCGAAACGGTGCAGAGCGGCGCCACGCTGGCGGTGATCGTTGGCGATACCGCGCGCAAAGTACCGGCCGACAAGGTGAGCGAGTATCTGGCCGGCTATGCGCTGGCCAACGACGTCAGCCTGCCGGAAAGCAGCTTCTACCGCCCGGCGATCAAGGCGAAGTGCCGCGACGGTTTCTGCCCGCTGGGGGATATCGGCCAGCTGGCGGCGACCGACCGGCTGGAGATCGTCACCGAGATCAACGGCGTGGAGCGGGACCGCTGGTCGACCGCCGATCTGCTGCGCTCGGTGCCGGAACTGATCGCCGCCATCAGCGATTTCATTACCCTGCGGCCGGGCGATGCGGTGCTGATCGGCACCCCGCACCAGCGGGTGGAGATCAAACCGGGGGATGAGGTGACGGTGCGCGCCGCCGGCCTGCCCACTCTGACCAACCGCGTGAGCCAGGCAGGAGAATAA
- a CDS encoding fumarylacetoacetate hydrolase family protein has product MRHARIRHHGQIVNVSVDEQLHVTLPDGNILNEHDVEWLPPAQGTVFALGLNYADHASELEFKAPEEPLVFLKAPNTLTGHRQVSVRPAGVEYMHYEAELVAVIGKTARNVSREDAMDYVAGYTLCNDYAIRDYLENYYRPNLRVKSRDTLTPIGPYIVDRDDVADPHRLALSTYVNGELRQRGNTADMIFDIPFLIAYLSEFMTLQPGDMIATGTPKGLADVQPGDEVVVEIEGIGRLVNHIISEKDYEESLR; this is encoded by the coding sequence ATGAGACACGCCCGTATTCGCCATCATGGCCAGATTGTTAACGTCAGCGTGGACGAGCAGCTGCACGTGACCCTGCCAGACGGCAACATCCTGAATGAGCACGACGTCGAGTGGCTGCCGCCGGCGCAGGGCACGGTGTTCGCCCTGGGCCTGAACTACGCCGATCACGCCAGCGAGCTGGAATTCAAGGCGCCGGAGGAGCCGCTGGTGTTCCTCAAGGCGCCGAACACGCTGACCGGCCACCGCCAGGTGTCGGTGCGGCCGGCCGGGGTGGAATACATGCACTACGAGGCCGAGCTGGTGGCGGTGATCGGCAAAACCGCGCGCAACGTCAGCCGCGAAGACGCCATGGACTATGTGGCCGGCTACACCCTGTGCAACGACTACGCCATCCGCGATTACCTGGAAAACTACTACCGCCCGAACCTGCGGGTGAAGAGCCGCGACACCCTGACGCCGATCGGCCCCTACATCGTCGATCGCGACGACGTCGCCGATCCGCACCGGCTGGCGCTCAGCACCTACGTCAACGGCGAGCTGCGCCAGCGCGGCAATACCGCCGACATGATTTTCGATATTCCGTTCCTGATAGCCTACCTGAGCGAATTCATGACGCTGCAGCCGGGCGACATGATCGCCACCGGCACGCCGAAGGGGCTGGCCGACGTGCAGCCGGGCGACGAAGTGGTGGTGGAGATCGAGGGCATCGGCCGTTTGGTTAACCACATCATCAGCGAAAAAGATTACGAGGAGAGCCTGCGATGA